Proteins from a genomic interval of Desulfovibrio piger:
- a CDS encoding glycosyltransferase family 2 protein has protein sequence MPPFFTIITSTYNAAATLPRLLDSLASQTCRDFNWIVQDGASSDATMQIVEQYRDRLPEILADSGKDSGIYDAWNKAIDRWQGKMGEWVLFLGADDKLLASSTLEDVKNKIESSKKNILFAAGDLIVVDEHDKIICDNIIDDNKIRFQQNKFKMSIGHPSLFTRKNVLLQYKFDTSFRIVGDHDFLIRAWQQHDQLFPIRITVTQMALGGISNNERHHGILIREEFLISIKTKSFRGFIWTFDSMIYKYKTSAKKYITKTKIGSAFWRALQKLHSKILPK, from the coding sequence ATGCCCCCCTTCTTCACCATTATCACCTCGACCTACAATGCGGCAGCTACGCTGCCACGCCTGCTGGACTCTCTTGCCTCCCAGACCTGCCGGGACTTTAACTGGATTGTACAGGACGGCGCCTCCTCGGACGCTACCATGCAGATCGTGGAGCAGTACCGTGACCGTTTGCCGGAGATCCTAGCTGACAGCGGCAAGGACAGCGGCATTTACGACGCCTGGAACAAGGCCATCGACCGCTGGCAGGGCAAGATGGGGGAATGGGTCCTTTTCTTAGGCGCTGACGATAAATTGCTGGCTAGCAGTACATTAGAAGATGTTAAAAATAAAATAGAAAGCAGCAAAAAAAATATTCTTTTTGCCGCAGGTGATCTTATAGTTGTAGATGAACATGACAAAATTATATGTGACAATATCATTGATGACAATAAAATACGATTTCAGCAAAACAAATTTAAAATGTCCATCGGACACCCTTCGTTATTCACTAGAAAAAATGTATTATTGCAGTACAAGTTTGACACATCATTTAGGATAGTCGGGGATCATGATTTTTTGATTCGCGCATGGCAACAGCATGACCAGTTATTTCCAATACGCATTACAGTTACCCAGATGGCACTTGGAGGAATTTCCAATAATGAACGCCATCATGGAATCCTGATTCGCGAAGAATTCCTGATATCCATTAAAACAAAATCATTTCGAGGGTTTATCTGGACTTTTGATTCTATGATCTATAAATATAAAACATCTGCCAAAAAATATATTACAAAAACAAAAATTGGCTCGGCTTTCTGGAGAGCACTACAAAAACTGCACAGTAAAATCCTGCCTAAATAG
- a CDS encoding glycosyltransferase, translating into MKNILYINTTPSGGGAAAVMQRLDRMMRLRGASTHILTRLPGSGRLDDALTISPRGGLLAWCLWRGQQDYHIQKSHALRKHTFFQQADILHLHNLHGGYFNLWSLPLLSALKPTVWTLHDMQALTGHCAHSMDCERGQPETGCGHCPHLSSYPPVWRDTTHQLWQDKCTIYAHSSLYLVTPSVWLQRLTEKSLLKEQPLVCIPNGADTSIYRPQDQQEARRLLGLPQDALLVGGCADGGLANPWKGGHYVLETILELKKTFSSLHFLNIGVKSTPEELQNADWVHHIPYVHEPVQLARLYAALDLLLYPTLADNHPLVCIESLCCGTPIVGFATGGVPEIVRDGLDGLLVPTHDGTALTNATATLLQDTTLREKMGKEAEFSAAQRFNLELFAQRYEKLYEEVLEHPRSLEKSRLPLDKVPNIVKSSAFMRQEWAKYPSASRQEARILRRHALQGSLCVALATIAGWPLQCVRSLRSLYRRMRTR; encoded by the coding sequence ATGAAAAATATCCTGTATATCAATACAACCCCTTCCGGCGGTGGCGCAGCCGCAGTCATGCAGCGGCTGGATCGTATGATGCGTCTGCGGGGTGCCTCGACGCACATCCTGACGCGTCTGCCTGGTTCGGGGCGTCTTGATGATGCGTTAACAATATCTCCTCGTGGCGGCTTGCTTGCCTGGTGCCTCTGGCGTGGACAACAGGATTATCACATCCAAAAAAGTCATGCCCTCCGAAAGCATACTTTTTTCCAGCAGGCTGATATCCTGCATCTGCATAATCTGCATGGAGGCTACTTCAATCTCTGGTCCCTGCCGCTTCTTTCCGCTCTCAAGCCAACCGTCTGGACACTGCATGACATGCAGGCCCTGACAGGGCATTGTGCCCACTCTATGGACTGTGAACGCGGGCAGCCTGAAACGGGGTGCGGTCATTGCCCCCATCTTTCCTCGTATCCCCCTGTATGGCGGGATACCACACATCAGCTCTGGCAGGACAAGTGCACCATCTATGCCCACAGTTCCCTGTACCTGGTGACACCCTCTGTCTGGCTGCAACGCCTGACAGAAAAAAGTTTGCTCAAGGAACAGCCCCTAGTCTGTATCCCCAATGGGGCGGATACTTCCATCTATCGTCCCCAAGACCAGCAGGAGGCTCGCCGTCTGCTGGGACTGCCCCAGGATGCCCTGCTGGTGGGCGGCTGTGCAGATGGAGGCCTGGCCAATCCCTGGAAAGGGGGGCATTACGTTCTGGAAACGATCCTGGAGCTGAAAAAAACATTCTCATCCCTTCATTTCTTGAATATCGGCGTTAAAAGTACACCTGAGGAATTGCAGAACGCGGACTGGGTGCACCATATCCCCTATGTACACGAGCCTGTCCAATTGGCTCGTCTCTATGCGGCGCTAGATCTGCTCCTCTATCCGACACTGGCGGATAACCACCCTCTGGTCTGCATCGAAAGCCTGTGCTGCGGAACTCCTATTGTGGGATTTGCTACAGGCGGTGTCCCGGAAATCGTCAGGGATGGGCTGGATGGCCTGCTGGTACCCACACATGACGGGACAGCATTGACAAACGCTACGGCGACGCTACTCCAAGATACTACCCTACGGGAAAAAATGGGGAAAGAAGCGGAGTTCAGTGCCGCCCAGCGCTTTAATCTGGAACTATTTGCCCAGCGTTACGAGAAGCTCTATGAAGAAGTCCTAGAACACCCACGCAGTCTTGAAAAAAGCCGTTTACCCTTGGACAAGGTTCCTAATATTGTCAAAAGCTCAGCCTTCATGCGGCAGGAATGGGCTAAATACCCTAGTGCCTCCAGGCAGGAAGCCAGAATACTGCGGCGCCACGCTCTCCAGGGGAGCCTTTGCGTCGCCCTTGCTACTATCGCTGGCTGGCCCTTACAATGTGTTCGCAGTCTTCGTTCCCTTTATCGCCGTATGAGGACACGATAG
- a CDS encoding ATP-grasp fold amidoligase family protein yields MNYTKKIKTAFLILKQKGIRGIIDRIYEKYIRRTRTYDFYKTLNPGKYKKELAIWFKVHTGQELNWKHPTGFNQKIQYLKLYDSTPLKTKLVDKYLVKSWVAEKIGEQYVVPLLGVFNSFDEIDFSKLPQKFVLKGTQHGVILVEKKNMCIEEIKKKCHAFLTVNFAYLYGFELQYKDVPPRLIVEEFLEADTIYDYKVWCFHGNPEFIGIQHIDKDGNIYINFYDTDWNLQHFSSYKNTTIPIDKPKQLDELLKLAKILSQGFLFVRVDFYILKDGTIKFGEMTFTPGSGIVHWNYPYADEFLGSKLTLPLDVRTTK; encoded by the coding sequence ATGAATTATACTAAAAAAATTAAAACAGCATTTTTGATATTAAAACAAAAGGGAATTAGGGGAATAATAGATAGAATTTACGAAAAGTATATTCGCAGGACAAGAACATATGACTTTTACAAGACACTCAATCCTGGTAAGTATAAAAAAGAACTTGCCATCTGGTTCAAAGTTCATACAGGTCAGGAATTAAACTGGAAACATCCTACAGGATTTAATCAAAAAATTCAGTATTTAAAACTATACGATTCTACACCTCTAAAGACAAAACTTGTTGATAAATATCTGGTGAAAAGCTGGGTAGCCGAGAAAATCGGTGAACAATACGTCGTACCACTCCTAGGAGTTTTCAACTCCTTTGACGAAATCGACTTTTCCAAGCTGCCACAAAAGTTTGTCCTCAAGGGAACTCAGCATGGCGTCATCCTTGTTGAGAAGAAAAATATGTGCATCGAGGAAATCAAAAAAAAATGTCATGCTTTTTTGACAGTCAATTTTGCTTATCTTTATGGCTTCGAGTTACAATATAAAGATGTACCTCCACGTCTCATAGTTGAAGAGTTCTTAGAAGCAGATACGATTTATGATTATAAAGTCTGGTGCTTCCATGGAAATCCAGAATTTATTGGAATTCAGCATATTGATAAAGATGGAAATATATACATAAACTTTTATGATACAGACTGGAATCTGCAGCATTTTTCCAGCTATAAAAATACTACTATTCCAATAGACAAGCCCAAACAGCTTGATGAATTACTCAAACTTGCAAAAATTTTATCACAAGGATTCCTGTTTGTCAGAGTCGATTTTTATATTCTAAAAGATGGAACAATTAAATTTGGCGAAATGACCTTTACGCCTGGCTCTGGAATCGTCCATTGGAACTATCCTTATGCAGATGAGTTTTTAGGGAGCAAACTTACCCTACCTCTGGATGTCCGCACTACAAAATGA